Proteins from a genomic interval of Streptomyces sp. NBC_00820:
- a CDS encoding diacylglycerol/lipid kinase family protein, with product MRALLVVNPAATTTSARRRDVLIHALASEMKLEAVTTEYRGHARDLGRQAAESDDIDMVVALGGDGTVNEVVNGLLHAGPDLERLPGLAVVPGGSTNVFARALGLPNDPVEATGALLDALRTGSERVVGLGLTSGTPGTEDESVPQRWFTFNSGLGFDAGVVGRVEQQRERGKKSTHALYVRQVVRQFFGEQHRRHGTITLERPGADPVDDLVVAIVSNTSPWTYLGNRPMYTSPKASFDTGIDVLGLSRLSTAAVARYGTQLLTSSPERGPHGKHAVSLHDLDRFTLHSKVPLPLQMDGDHLGLRTSVTFTGVRRALRVIV from the coding sequence GTGCACTTCTCGTGGTCAATCCGGCGGCAACCACTACGAGCGCACGCAGGCGTGATGTCCTGATCCACGCGCTGGCCAGTGAGATGAAACTGGAGGCGGTCACCACCGAGTACCGCGGCCACGCGCGCGACCTCGGCCGGCAGGCGGCGGAGAGCGACGACATCGACATGGTCGTGGCCCTGGGCGGCGACGGCACCGTCAACGAGGTGGTCAACGGCCTGCTGCACGCCGGCCCCGACCTGGAGCGGCTGCCCGGTCTCGCGGTGGTCCCCGGCGGCTCCACCAACGTCTTCGCCCGCGCCCTGGGCCTGCCCAACGACCCCGTCGAGGCGACCGGCGCCCTGCTGGACGCCCTGCGCACCGGAAGCGAGCGGGTCGTCGGCCTGGGGCTGACCTCGGGCACACCCGGCACCGAGGACGAGTCGGTGCCGCAGCGCTGGTTCACCTTCAACTCCGGGCTCGGTTTCGACGCGGGCGTGGTCGGGCGGGTCGAACAGCAGCGCGAGCGCGGCAAGAAGTCGACACACGCGTTGTACGTCCGTCAGGTCGTCCGGCAGTTCTTCGGCGAGCAGCACCGCCGGCACGGCACGATCACGCTCGAACGGCCGGGCGCCGATCCGGTCGACGATCTTGTTGTCGCCATAGTCTCGAACACGTCCCCTTGGACGTATCTCGGCAATCGCCCGATGTACACGTCGCCTAAGGCGTCGTTCGATACCGGCATCGACGTGCTCGGTCTCAGCCGCCTGTCGACGGCCGCGGTTGCCCGGTATGGCACCCAGTTGCTCACTTCGTCCCCCGAGCGTGGACCCCATGGCAAGCACGCCGTCTCCCTGCACGATCTGGACCGCTTCACCTTGCATTCGAAGGTCCCTCTGCCCCTCCAGATGGACGGCGACCACCTCGGACTGCGAACCAGCGTGACGTTCACAGGCGTACGCCGTGCACTGCGTGTGATTGTGTGA